The Tenrec ecaudatus isolate mTenEca1 chromosome 14, mTenEca1.hap1, whole genome shotgun sequence genome contains a region encoding:
- the LOC142426521 gene encoding translation machinery-associated protein 7-like — protein sequence MSGREDGKKKPLKQPKKQNTEMDKEEKAFRETQKEDQKKLEEPKAKALGDGPLATGGMKQFGQK from the coding sequence ATGTCGGGCCGCGAAGATGGCAAGAAGAAGCCCCTGAAACAACCCAAGAAGCAGAACACGGAGATGGACAAAGAAGAGAAGGCTTTCAGGGAGACACAGAAGGAAGATCaaaagaaactggaggagccaaaGGCGAAGGCTCTGGGAGATGGGCCCCTGGCCACAGGTGGAATGAAGCAATTTGGCCAAAAGTGA